One Syntrophorhabdaceae bacterium DNA window includes the following coding sequences:
- a CDS encoding SDR family NAD(P)-dependent oxidoreductase: MRLQNEVALLTAAAGAGIGQATARIMAREGARVVVTDAHEERAISVANMIHDEYGVETIGMRCDVTNRKDVERVVAATIERFGRIDILFNNAGTNRPSQVVDMTDEAWELVINTSLSGAFYCCRAVLPAMIAQKKGRIVSITSVAAFRGLKAGHAHYAAAKAGVMAFTRCLAMEVAEHRITVNTIAPSFIYNEFIPHIYPEEEIERMYEEIPYPRKGTPEDIANTVLFLVSDEGEYITGQTICVTGGSWMR, from the coding sequence ATGAGGTTGCAAAACGAAGTAGCGTTATTGACGGCGGCTGCCGGTGCAGGGATCGGTCAGGCAACGGCGAGGATCATGGCACGGGAAGGCGCAAGGGTTGTTGTTACCGATGCCCACGAAGAACGGGCGATCTCCGTGGCAAATATGATCCATGACGAGTATGGCGTGGAAACCATCGGCATGCGTTGTGACGTGACAAACAGAAAAGATGTTGAGCGTGTTGTGGCTGCGACCATTGAACGCTTCGGGCGGATCGATATCCTCTTCAACAACGCCGGCACGAACAGGCCCTCACAGGTCGTTGATATGACGGACGAGGCATGGGAGCTTGTCATCAACACATCGCTCAGCGGCGCCTTCTATTGTTGCAGGGCGGTGCTCCCGGCGATGATCGCGCAGAAAAAAGGTCGTATTGTAAGTATTACCTCTGTGGCCGCTTTCCGGGGCCTGAAAGCCGGTCATGCGCATTATGCCGCAGCCAAGGCAGGGGTGATGGCCTTTACCCGATGCCTGGCGATGGAGGTGGCAGAGCACCGCATTACCGTCAATACGATAGCGCCGAGCTTCATATATAATGAGTTTATACCTCACATCTATCCGGAAGAAGAGATAGAAAGGATGTACGAGGAGATACCTTATCCGAGAAAGGGAACGCCGGAGGATATTGCCAATACAGTCCTCTTTCTCGTTTCCGATGAAGGGGAGTATATAACGGGACAGACCATATGTGTTACCGGTGGGAGCTGGATGAGATGA
- a CDS encoding radical SAM protein, whose translation MGTLDKLFRQRKARPFSTWQIELTTRCPLKCTMCIKDEYRDWHRKEMDFGNFKGIVPLLKDVQSVVLEGWGESLLYKHLIECILLVRREGTEVGFVTSGMGLTGEYAKELVTAGIDFIGFSLSGATSGTHNAIRVNSDFDALINSITFMKRLTAEKGMTKPAMHIVYLMLKENIDEVPSLIDLAGTIGIRDVVLINVIHITNTRQDKERVFTCEETNDEPYRAILREAKERAQRYGLNLSIPSLRPCNVAVCAENPLKNLYISADGEISPCVYLGPPIRSPFKRIFCGEEHGTERVSFGNIFREHIKDIWSSKTYTAFRNCFFLRKKQFDENYQALLGMRRIEQTPLPEPPEPCKTCHKILGV comes from the coding sequence ATGGGCACACTCGATAAACTTTTCAGGCAACGGAAGGCAAGGCCATTTTCGACATGGCAGATCGAACTCACGACGAGATGTCCTTTGAAATGCACCATGTGTATCAAAGACGAATACAGGGACTGGCACCGGAAGGAGATGGACTTCGGGAACTTCAAAGGGATCGTGCCACTTTTAAAAGACGTGCAGAGCGTGGTCCTCGAGGGATGGGGCGAATCGTTGCTCTATAAACACCTCATTGAATGTATACTCCTTGTCAGGCGGGAAGGGACAGAGGTTGGCTTCGTGACAAGCGGTATGGGGCTCACCGGGGAGTACGCGAAAGAGCTCGTCACCGCAGGCATAGATTTCATCGGGTTTTCCCTGTCAGGGGCAACGAGCGGGACCCACAACGCCATTCGTGTCAATTCTGATTTTGACGCACTGATCAACTCTATAACGTTCATGAAAAGACTGACCGCTGAAAAAGGGATGACAAAACCGGCGATGCACATCGTCTACCTTATGCTGAAAGAAAACATCGATGAGGTTCCCTCTCTCATCGATCTTGCCGGAACAATCGGTATCCGTGATGTTGTTCTTATCAATGTCATCCACATTACAAACACCCGGCAGGATAAAGAACGGGTCTTTACCTGTGAAGAAACAAACGATGAGCCCTATCGGGCGATCCTCAGAGAGGCAAAGGAAAGGGCACAGAGATACGGACTAAACCTCAGCATACCCTCCCTGCGACCTTGTAATGTCGCCGTCTGCGCGGAAAATCCCCTGAAAAACCTTTACATATCGGCTGATGGTGAAATATCACCCTGCGTCTACCTCGGCCCTCCGATACGTTCTCCTTTCAAAAGGATCTTTTGCGGAGAGGAACACGGCACAGAGAGGGTAAGCTTCGGCAACATCTTCAGGGAGCACATCAAAGATATATGGAGCAGCAAGACGTATACTGCATTCCGGAACTGTTTTTTTCTGAGAAAAAAACAGTTTGACGAAAACTACCAGGCGTTGCTCGGGATGAGACGTATAGAGCAGACACCGCTCCCCGAACCACCTGAACCGTGCAAAACCTGCCATAAGATACTTGGTGTATAA